A genome region from Triticum aestivum cultivar Chinese Spring chromosome 2B, IWGSC CS RefSeq v2.1, whole genome shotgun sequence includes the following:
- the LOC123041005 gene encoding uncharacterized protein: protein MAFVPEAPAARKLLLRSGGAMTRSLRDAGLGFDLDGAGRFLAPLWELIKQKATELAAFLAGLLAALAKKADELFPPETRSETLAQWVRIGVTVVLPAALGALVLFWLARCCCCGRRRGGRTMVAPGRHGARMPRYAFEDDPRTYFRDLRAKKPLVY, encoded by the coding sequence ATGGCTTTCGTCCCGGAGGCACCTGCAGCGAGGAAGCTCCTGCTACGGAGCGGCGGAGCCATGACGCGGTCCCTGCGCGACGCCGGCCTCGGCTTCGACCTCGACGGTGCCGGGCGCTTTCTCGCCCCCCTGTGGGAGCTCATCAAGCAGAAGGCCACCGAGCTCGCGGccttcctcgccggcctcctcgCCGCGCTCGCCAAGAAGGCCGACGAGCTCTTCCCGCCGGAGACCCGCTCGGAGACGCTCGCGCAGTGGGTGCGCATCGGCGTCACCGTTGTGCTCCCGGCCGCGCTCGGCGCCCTTGTGCTGTTCTGGCTCGCCCGGTGCTGCTGctgcggccgccgccgcggcgggcGAACGATGGTAGCTCCCGGCCGCCACGGCGCGCGCATGCCGCGCTACGCGTTCGAGGATGATCCCCGGACGTACTTCCGCGACCTCCGTGCAAAGAAGCCCCTCGTATACTAG